One window of Methanobacterium sp. genomic DNA carries:
- the cofG gene encoding 7,8-didemethyl-8-hydroxy-5-deazariboflavin synthase CofG: MLSKDQLISLLEVQGDGILHLMMQANSLRQTKRITYSKNVFLPLTNICRNDCGYCTFRRDPEDPDATLIMPPHEVMKTIHQADDYGCREALFTFGEQADTTIQVHDALEKLGFEGMLEYLYHLCERTLNETSLLPHSNPGVLQKNELKILREVNASMGLMLETVSSRLMESPAHQKSPGKDPKLRIKTIENAGKLKIPFTTGLLIGIGETVEERVDSLLEIRRIQDKYGHIQEIIIQNFKPKPGIEMEFHSEPSLLDMIRMVAVTSLLFPDCGVQVPPNLNRDTTQMFLLAGADDWGGVSPLTKDYVNPEAPWPELNELVELTRELGFQLEERLPVYPKYLTKEFLSPRVKEKI, from the coding sequence ATGTTATCCAAAGACCAGCTGATTTCTCTACTGGAAGTGCAGGGTGATGGTATTTTGCATCTGATGATGCAGGCCAATTCACTCCGCCAAACAAAGAGAATAACCTATTCTAAAAACGTTTTTTTACCCTTAACCAATATCTGTCGCAACGACTGTGGATACTGCACCTTCCGCCGGGATCCGGAAGACCCAGACGCCACCCTAATCATGCCACCCCACGAGGTCATGAAGACCATCCACCAAGCAGATGATTACGGTTGTAGGGAAGCTCTTTTCACCTTTGGAGAACAGGCGGATACCACAATCCAGGTCCATGATGCTCTGGAGAAGCTGGGATTTGAGGGGATGCTGGAATACCTATATCACCTATGTGAGAGGACGCTTAATGAAACCAGCCTACTACCTCACAGTAACCCGGGTGTACTCCAAAAAAATGAGCTTAAAATATTGCGAGAGGTGAACGCATCCATGGGGCTGATGCTGGAAACTGTCAGCAGCAGGTTGATGGAGAGCCCAGCCCACCAGAAGAGTCCGGGTAAAGATCCCAAATTAAGAATTAAAACCATTGAAAACGCCGGGAAACTGAAAATACCATTTACAACTGGACTTTTAATTGGTATTGGTGAGACTGTGGAGGAGAGAGTAGATTCTCTCCTGGAGATCAGGAGGATTCAGGATAAATATGGTCATATTCAGGAGATCATTATCCAGAATTTCAAACCCAAACCAGGGATTGAAATGGAATTCCACAGTGAACCTTCACTCCTGGATATGATTCGAATGGTTGCAGTTACCAGTTTGCTCTTCCCAGATTGTGGTGTGCAAGTCCCTCCCAATCTTAACCGGGATACTACCCAAATGTTTCTCCTGGCAGGGGCAGATGACTGGGGTGGTGTTTCACCACTGACCAAGGATTATGTGAACCCGGAAGCACCCTGGCCCGAGTTAAATGAACTCGTGGAATTAACCCGGGAACTTGGATTCCAATTAGAAGAAAGACTGCCGGTGTATCCAAAATACCTTACAAAAGAATTCTTAAGCCCTCGTGTCAAGGAAAAAATATAA
- a CDS encoding response regulator produces MSQQSKILVVEDEALTGMELQKKLVLWGYEVVGIVSSGEDAVKKALELEPDLILMDILLKGCMNGIDAAKVIMENKEIPIIYLTAYCNSETFQGAKITQPQAYLIKPFDENELKFAIEMAFYGHQSRLSLKKSEAHYRVLAESAPDMIFIINKDLMVDYVNESSLKHLKLRKEEIIGKPVQNIFSKQVFDMQIKALQNVFCTGNSMRVKNPFIFPSCELWLDTRLKALRNDKGEIYAVMGISRECTENNFQEHQQDKLKIGPDSG; encoded by the coding sequence ATGTCACAACAGTCCAAGATTTTGGTGGTGGAGGATGAAGCCCTCACTGGAATGGAACTCCAGAAAAAACTGGTTTTATGGGGTTATGAGGTGGTAGGTATAGTTTCCTCCGGGGAAGATGCAGTTAAAAAAGCATTGGAACTGGAACCAGACCTTATTTTAATGGATATCCTACTCAAGGGTTGTATGAATGGGATAGATGCTGCTAAAGTTATTATGGAAAATAAGGAAATCCCCATTATTTATCTGACTGCCTACTGCAATTCTGAAACTTTCCAGGGTGCCAAGATCACCCAACCCCAGGCCTACCTGATTAAACCCTTTGACGAAAATGAGCTGAAGTTCGCCATTGAAATGGCTTTTTATGGCCACCAATCCAGGTTAAGCTTGAAAAAAAGTGAAGCACACTACCGAGTTCTTGCTGAAAGTGCTCCGGACATGATTTTCATCATAAATAAGGATCTAATGGTGGATTACGTTAATGAATCTTCACTAAAACATCTGAAACTCCGTAAAGAAGAAATTATTGGCAAACCAGTACAAAATATTTTCTCAAAACAGGTTTTTGACATGCAGATAAAGGCACTGCAGAATGTATTCTGCACTGGAAATTCAATGCGGGTTAAAAATCCCTTTATATTTCCAAGCTGTGAATTATGGTTGGACACCCGGTTGAAAGCCCTAAGAAATGATAAGGGTGAAATATATGCGGTTATGGGGATTTCAAGGGAATGCACTGAAAATAATTTCCAAGAACATCAGCAAGACAAATTAAAGATAGGGCCTGATTCAGGATAA
- the psmB gene encoding archaeal proteasome endopeptidase complex subunit beta encodes MNDENRLKGTTTVGLTCKDGVVFATETRATMGNLIAHKVADKIFKIDDHIGTTIAGAVSDAQSLMKYIRAEVALFRLRNGKRINVEAAATLTSNILHSSRGYPFYVQTLLGGVDDKGPALYSLDPTGGVIKDLMISTGSGSPVAYGVLEDRYSKDLYVEEGVDVAIRAIKSAMERDAFSGNSILVATITEEEGFKKLSEEEVNQKIKELN; translated from the coding sequence ATGAATGATGAAAATCGACTTAAAGGCACTACAACTGTTGGTTTAACCTGTAAAGACGGAGTTGTTTTTGCTACCGAAACGAGAGCTACCATGGGCAACCTCATAGCCCACAAAGTAGCCGACAAGATCTTCAAAATAGATGATCACATTGGAACCACTATTGCAGGTGCAGTTTCCGATGCCCAGAGCCTGATGAAGTACATCAGAGCAGAAGTGGCACTTTTCAGACTCCGAAATGGTAAACGAATCAACGTAGAAGCCGCAGCCACCCTCACCTCTAACATCTTACACTCATCAAGAGGTTATCCATTCTACGTCCAGACACTTCTGGGAGGAGTGGATGATAAAGGCCCTGCTCTTTATTCCCTGGATCCCACTGGAGGAGTTATTAAGGATCTCATGATATCCACTGGGTCTGGTTCACCAGTAGCCTACGGTGTCCTGGAAGATCGTTACAGTAAAGATCTCTATGTGGAAGAAGGTGTAGACGTGGCCATCCGGGCCATTAAATCCGCAATGGAGAGGGATGCTTTTTCAGGCAATTCAATCCTGGTGGCTACCATTACCGAGGAAGAAGGATTTAAGAAATTATCCGAGGAAGAGGTTAACCAAAAAATAAAGGAACTTAACTAA
- a CDS encoding DUF2120 domain-containing protein gives MKTRKIAGQIMGQLEAFEGSKAAMDTTELLIVRGKSRQKIQPEELGPTISQILNDMGAKKLDMFSDETADIISIIDEQIRSQVQIQGETDIYGIYRLKESFENMNCNADYGMGLIDDIAIFIVLWKDKSGVGPLFVELVISALEG, from the coding sequence TTGAAAACACGTAAAATTGCCGGACAAATCATGGGCCAGTTAGAGGCATTTGAAGGCTCCAAAGCAGCCATGGACACCACGGAATTACTGATAGTCAGAGGAAAATCACGCCAGAAGATCCAACCCGAAGAACTGGGCCCCACCATCTCCCAGATACTAAATGATATGGGAGCTAAAAAACTGGATATGTTCTCTGATGAAACCGCAGACATCATCTCCATAATAGACGAACAAATCCGTTCACAGGTGCAAATCCAGGGAGAAACCGATATATACGGAATATATCGTCTTAAAGAATCATTTGAAAACATGAACTGCAACGCAGATTATGGTATGGGCCTGATTGATGATATCGCTATCTTCATAGTCCTGTGGAAGGACAAAAGTGGAGTAGGGCCCCTGTTTGTGGAACTGGTGATTTCTGCCTTGGAAGGATAA
- a CDS encoding DUF2100 domain-containing protein, with product MDKIRFKQAQTLLKEAGQSKKSTEKLKKPHEGTIDSVAYAEIINNIIETEEFIYSSRPSHKLLPEDAEEFCNKLIGIRNKIDDILAEFGVLEKENVEEEVKRLSEKFVVLTSKGNFKKILTRWGVEPLRIVVAGVPLEAEDMRILNPKIPETALEPIKKKISHVKNDINRKMEQFDVEQVLVVVENDKSGEILAKRAEDLYGAKIMTRDSLKDTDILEFRRALEG from the coding sequence ATGGATAAAATCAGGTTCAAACAGGCCCAAACACTTCTAAAAGAAGCGGGCCAATCCAAAAAAAGTACTGAAAAGCTAAAAAAACCCCACGAAGGTACAATTGATTCTGTGGCTTATGCTGAGATTATAAACAATATTATAGAAACCGAAGAATTCATTTATTCCAGCAGACCCAGCCACAAACTACTCCCCGAAGATGCTGAGGAATTTTGCAACAAATTAATTGGTATTAGGAATAAAATTGATGATATTCTGGCAGAATTTGGCGTTTTAGAAAAGGAAAATGTGGAAGAAGAAGTTAAGAGACTTTCAGAAAAATTCGTGGTGCTCACCAGTAAGGGAAACTTCAAAAAGATCTTAACCCGCTGGGGAGTTGAACCCCTTAGGATAGTTGTGGCAGGGGTGCCCTTGGAAGCTGAGGACATGCGCATTCTCAACCCTAAAATTCCTGAAACCGCACTTGAACCCATAAAAAAGAAAATATCCCATGTGAAAAACGATATCAACCGTAAAATGGAGCAGTTTGATGTGGAACAAGTATTAGTAGTGGTTGAAAATGATAAATCTGGAGAAATCCTGGCAAAAAGAGCTGAAGATCTTTACGGGGCCAAAATCATGACCAGGGATAGTTTGAAAGACACAGATATCCTTGAATTCAGAAGAGCCCTGGAAGGGTGA
- a CDS encoding histone deacetylase, with amino-acid sequence MISLVNSPEYAQHQTGSHPENQERLEVMMNHLIKEGEVGKSDIHQPIPASDDDLLRVHTAHYLKHLKNFTGSGGGYLDFDTFTSPQSYEIAKLAAGGAITASKLVFDHVDFAYSMARPPGHHATPDSAMGFCLINNLAVALEYMREKHGLQKFLILDFDAHYGNGNAEIFYQDPHVLYISIHQDPHTIFPGKGFIEETGKGKGKGFNLNIPMSPGSKTSDYIYILEKILAPVLRKFNADFYFLDVGFDGHREDPLSSLQLDDDFYPWIACYMQKLTPKMVLILEGGYSKDAMARSNLKMIKVLKDKSTHEDQWRPPGKMMVKDETKRIFKTIQDTFSPYFTF; translated from the coding sequence GTGATTTCCCTGGTTAACTCCCCAGAATACGCGCAGCATCAAACTGGATCCCATCCTGAAAATCAGGAAAGACTGGAAGTTATGATGAATCATCTCATAAAAGAGGGTGAGGTGGGAAAATCAGATATCCACCAACCCATCCCAGCCAGTGATGACGATCTTCTGAGGGTGCACACCGCTCATTATTTAAAGCATTTGAAGAATTTCACAGGAAGTGGTGGGGGTTATCTGGACTTTGACACCTTCACTTCCCCTCAAAGCTACGAAATTGCCAAACTAGCAGCAGGTGGAGCAATTACTGCTTCCAAACTGGTTTTTGATCACGTTGATTTTGCTTATTCAATGGCACGACCTCCCGGTCACCATGCCACACCAGACAGTGCCATGGGTTTCTGTTTAATCAACAATCTGGCAGTGGCCCTGGAGTACATGCGGGAAAAGCATGGTCTGCAGAAATTCCTGATACTGGATTTCGACGCCCATTACGGAAATGGAAACGCTGAAATATTCTACCAGGACCCCCATGTCCTCTATATATCCATACACCAGGACCCCCACACTATTTTTCCAGGGAAAGGATTTATAGAAGAAACTGGAAAGGGGAAGGGAAAGGGTTTCAATCTTAACATACCCATGTCTCCGGGTTCTAAAACCTCTGATTATATTTACATACTGGAAAAAATCTTGGCCCCAGTTTTAAGAAAATTCAATGCAGACTTCTATTTCCTGGATGTTGGTTTTGACGGGCACAGAGAAGATCCCCTTTCCAGTCTCCAGTTAGATGATGATTTTTATCCATGGATAGCCTGCTACATGCAGAAGTTGACTCCCAAGATGGTGCTGATCCTGGAGGGTGGTTACAGTAAAGATGCCATGGCCCGCTCCAACCTGAAAATGATAAAAGTATTGAAGGACAAGAGTACCCATGAAGACCAGTGGAGACCACCCGGAAAAATGATGGTGAAAGATGAAACCAAAAGAATATTTAAAACAATTCAAGACACATTTTCACCATATTTCACATTCTGA
- a CDS encoding PAS domain S-box protein, whose protein sequence is MGDNIRILILEDVPLDLELMEAELKRDGINFVSHCVEEEEEYRREITEFQPDIILADHSLPHFDGISAMYIAQDISPDTPFIFVSGQMGEEFAVEMLKKGATDYVLKYNLSKLGHSVKRALKEAGEYRNKKEAEERLARNENKYRALFELSPDYVVILDPDGRVLDINHQVEEVMGFSRDDLLGKDVNELVGTFLNNSIDEDSIFNFLTSNQIEPVEVKIELENGFEYIEVHHAPIIIEGKIFAIQIIGRNITKRKKAETALIESQKHLHDLNTYLEAIINASPFAIVDLYPDGRVKSLWNPAAESIFGWKKMEVLGKPLPFLNENKEIKYENIMSNVLSGEFKSDIELECARNDGELIYTMMATAPLLNVDNNIHGVMATFADISDMIMAEKQIKASLEEKEVLLREIHHRVKNNLQIISSLMSLQSEYTQEPETLKMFHESKNRIRSMALIHEKLYQSEDLAHIDFGEYLMSLVDMLLIFHKEKRDYVDVCLNCDTVFLEIDTAISMGLIVNELVSNCFKHAFPPEKEGMIEINLSTAPEGYFLEVADNGVGLPDNFDLENTNSLGLLIVQTLTMQLKGSLEIETDEGVIFKLFFSED, encoded by the coding sequence ATGGGAGATAATATCCGCATTTTAATTCTAGAAGATGTTCCATTAGATCTGGAGTTAATGGAAGCCGAGCTTAAAAGAGATGGTATTAACTTTGTTTCGCACTGTGTTGAAGAGGAAGAAGAATACCGGAGAGAAATAACCGAATTTCAACCAGACATAATACTGGCTGATCATTCCCTACCTCACTTTGATGGGATCTCTGCCATGTACATTGCCCAGGATATTTCACCAGACACCCCCTTTATTTTTGTAAGCGGGCAGATGGGGGAAGAATTCGCGGTTGAAATGCTTAAAAAAGGAGCTACAGATTATGTTCTAAAATATAACCTTTCTAAGTTAGGGCATTCCGTAAAAAGAGCTCTTAAAGAGGCAGGGGAATATCGTAATAAGAAAGAGGCAGAAGAAAGACTGGCAAGAAATGAGAATAAATACAGGGCACTTTTTGAATTATCCCCAGATTATGTGGTGATTTTAGATCCTGATGGTAGAGTACTGGATATAAATCACCAAGTGGAAGAAGTCATGGGATTTTCCAGGGATGATCTTTTGGGAAAAGATGTGAATGAACTTGTCGGAACTTTCCTAAATAACTCCATTGATGAAGATTCGATCTTCAATTTTTTAACAAGCAATCAAATCGAGCCCGTGGAAGTAAAAATAGAACTTGAAAATGGATTTGAGTATATTGAGGTGCATCACGCCCCTATTATAATAGAAGGAAAAATATTTGCCATTCAAATAATTGGAAGAAACATAACTAAGCGTAAAAAAGCAGAAACAGCTTTAATTGAGAGTCAAAAACACTTACATGATTTGAATACCTATTTGGAAGCTATAATAAATGCATCTCCCTTTGCCATTGTTGATTTATATCCAGATGGGCGGGTGAAATCACTTTGGAACCCGGCAGCAGAAAGTATTTTCGGTTGGAAGAAGATGGAAGTGCTGGGAAAACCTTTGCCTTTTTTGAATGAAAATAAAGAAATAAAATACGAAAATATCATGTCCAATGTTCTTTCAGGTGAATTTAAGTCTGATATTGAACTGGAATGTGCTAGAAATGATGGTGAATTGATTTACACAATGATGGCCACCGCACCTCTTTTAAATGTTGATAACAACATTCATGGAGTCATGGCTACATTTGCAGACATCAGTGACATGATCATGGCTGAAAAGCAGATCAAAGCATCTTTGGAGGAAAAAGAAGTTCTGTTGAGGGAAATTCATCACAGGGTTAAAAATAACCTGCAGATCATCTCCAGCCTGATGAGTTTGCAGTCAGAGTATACTCAAGAACCAGAAACACTGAAGATGTTCCATGAAAGTAAAAACCGTATTCGTTCCATGGCCTTAATCCATGAGAAACTGTACCAATCTGAGGATCTGGCCCATATTGACTTTGGAGAGTACCTGATGAGTCTGGTGGATATGCTTTTAATTTTCCATAAGGAGAAAAGGGATTATGTTGATGTTTGTTTAAACTGTGATACTGTTTTCCTGGAAATCGACACCGCCATTTCAATGGGTCTCATCGTTAATGAACTGGTATCGAACTGTTTTAAACATGCTTTTCCCCCTGAAAAGGAAGGGATGATCGAAATAAATCTTTCCACAGCACCCGAAGGATACTTTCTGGAAGTGGCTGATAATGGGGTGGGGCTTCCTGATAATTTTGATCTTGAAAACACTAACTCTTTGGGACTTTTAATTGTTCAAACCTTAACTATGCAGTTAAAAGGTTCTCTAGAAATAGAAACGGATGAAGGCGTCATTTTTAAGCTGTTTTTCAGTGAGGATTAA
- a CDS encoding response regulator produces MNLDELEILLVEDNPTDAELTMRALKRKNLANRLVWVKDGAEALDFIHAQGQFQDRDPEDLPRLILLDLRMPKVDGLEVLKRIKANEQTRKIPVVVLTSSQQDKDVVESYKLGVNSYVSKPVEFDEFIDAVSTLGLYWMLINKPP; encoded by the coding sequence ATGAATTTAGATGAACTGGAAATTCTTCTGGTGGAAGATAATCCCACTGATGCTGAACTGACCATGAGGGCTTTAAAGCGGAAAAATTTAGCAAACCGCTTGGTTTGGGTTAAAGATGGGGCGGAAGCCCTTGACTTTATTCATGCTCAAGGTCAGTTTCAAGATAGGGATCCGGAAGACCTGCCCCGTTTGATACTACTTGATCTGCGCATGCCTAAGGTGGACGGTCTGGAGGTTTTAAAGAGAATAAAGGCCAATGAACAAACCCGGAAGATACCAGTGGTGGTTTTAACCTCTTCACAGCAGGATAAGGATGTGGTGGAAAGTTACAAGTTAGGGGTCAATAGTTACGTGAGTAAACCAGTGGAATTCGATGAGTTCATAGATGCAGTTTCAACCCTTGGACTGTACTGGATGTTGATAAATAAACCACCCTGA
- a CDS encoding helix-turn-helix domain-containing protein codes for MKTLITNLRGQCLFNVSMKTQPDGLIILHYGKHRKTELDSFLKGGEIRIDTEDPQDALNRILEIIRGAEIHGDVYVAYGAGDIGPLLNFAANLEEVAGIFTCFGEKVVRLPPFKLRISKSRLKIMKMLSHNDFTAVEIGRKVGISRAMVYKHLNGLIDLGLVKRSHSMEKYSITNAGRMAMT; via the coding sequence ATGAAAACCCTGATTACGAATTTAAGAGGACAGTGCCTCTTTAATGTCTCTATGAAAACCCAGCCGGATGGTTTGATCATATTGCATTATGGAAAACATCGGAAAACAGAATTAGACTCTTTTTTAAAGGGGGGTGAAATTCGAATAGATACGGAAGACCCCCAAGATGCGTTGAATCGAATTTTAGAGATTATCAGAGGGGCTGAAATACATGGGGATGTTTATGTGGCTTATGGTGCTGGGGATATTGGTCCTCTTTTGAATTTTGCAGCTAACTTGGAGGAAGTGGCAGGAATTTTCACCTGTTTTGGAGAGAAGGTGGTTAGGCTTCCACCATTCAAGCTTAGGATATCCAAGAGCCGTCTTAAAATAATGAAAATGCTTAGCCATAATGATTTTACCGCTGTTGAAATTGGTAGAAAAGTTGGAATATCCCGGGCGATGGTTTACAAACATCTTAACGGACTTATAGACCTGGGACTGGTTAAAAGATCCCATTCAATGGAGAAATACAGCATAACTAATGCCGGGAGGATGGCCATGACTTAA
- a CDS encoding class I SAM-dependent methyltransferase family protein: MKGKVIGDILVLKNHVDNPQELLNIPGVNRVVRLGRIKGIQREPDVEVVLGEGTETVHRENHCQYKLDVARIMWSKGNTTERKRMGLLVRPGETVVDLFAGIGYFTIPMAVHANPLKIYAVEINPVAHGYLSENIELNHVQDVVEPILGNCRDVAPRNIADRVLMGYIGNTDEYLDVAMEVIKNEGIIHYHESVPDKLKYIRPADRLRKAANDFDVDILNQRIIKPYSPGVYHMVVDAKIYKN, encoded by the coding sequence ATGAAAGGTAAGGTCATAGGTGACATTCTGGTTTTGAAAAATCATGTGGATAATCCTCAGGAACTTCTGAATATTCCCGGGGTAAATCGGGTGGTACGTCTGGGTAGGATAAAGGGGATTCAGCGGGAGCCAGATGTGGAGGTCGTCTTGGGTGAGGGCACAGAAACGGTTCACCGGGAAAACCATTGTCAGTACAAACTGGATGTTGCCCGGATAATGTGGTCCAAGGGAAATACCACTGAAAGAAAGAGGATGGGTCTGTTAGTCAGGCCGGGGGAGACTGTGGTTGATTTATTCGCAGGAATTGGTTATTTCACCATACCTATGGCAGTGCATGCCAATCCTCTGAAAATCTATGCTGTGGAGATAAACCCGGTTGCCCATGGTTACCTCTCGGAAAATATAGAGCTTAATCATGTTCAGGATGTGGTTGAGCCTATTCTAGGAAATTGCAGGGATGTGGCGCCACGAAATATTGCAGATCGGGTTCTAATGGGATATATTGGAAATACTGATGAGTATCTTGACGTTGCCATGGAAGTAATCAAGAATGAAGGGATCATTCATTACCATGAGTCTGTTCCGGATAAATTAAAGTATATAAGGCCTGCAGATCGCCTTAGGAAAGCTGCAAATGATTTTGATGTTGATATATTGAACCAGAGGATTATAAAACCATATTCTCCCGGGGTTTACCATATGGTGGTTGATGCAAAGATCTATAAAAATTGA
- a CDS encoding nitroreductase family protein: MEIFETISQRRSIRLFKKEDIDESLILKIIQAGVWAPSAGNLQSWELILVKNPQSRQKLSEAAYMRDFIAKAPVVMVPCVNQRVSGAIYGNRGVELYSIQDVSCAVENMLLMAHALGIGTCWVGAFDEQEVRDLLKTPSYVRPVALVPMGYPDEKPYPPPRRDVDDFLHFEKY, encoded by the coding sequence ATGGAAATTTTCGAGACCATAAGTCAAAGAAGAAGTATCAGACTATTTAAAAAAGAAGATATTGATGAATCTTTAATTTTGAAGATTATTCAAGCCGGTGTCTGGGCACCTTCAGCAGGGAACCTGCAGAGCTGGGAATTGATTCTGGTTAAAAATCCTCAAAGCAGGCAAAAACTCTCTGAAGCCGCATATATGCGTGATTTCATAGCTAAAGCGCCTGTTGTAATGGTTCCATGTGTTAATCAGCGTGTTTCTGGTGCTATTTATGGTAACCGGGGTGTGGAACTTTACTCCATACAGGATGTTTCTTGTGCTGTAGAAAATATGCTTCTAATGGCCCATGCACTTGGTATTGGGACCTGCTGGGTGGGGGCCTTTGATGAACAAGAAGTAAGGGACTTACTAAAAACCCCGTCTTATGTGCGGCCAGTGGCACTCGTCCCCATGGGTTATCCCGACGAAAAACCATATCCCCCTCCCCGGAGGGATGTAGATGATTTTTTACACTTTGAAAAATATTAG
- a CDS encoding Lrp/AsnC family transcriptional regulator, producing MKENDKKSELVEIDNVDREIINLFNNDGRMSYRKIAKRLDVSIGTVHNRMEKLTKNGVIQKFAPVIDHSKLGYNLTTIIGVRVKGGVLENWEDRTAYHKNVLCMYDVTGEFDAILVARFKDTSELDQFIKGLLKEPDVQRTYTQTVLNIVKEDLSSSRML from the coding sequence ATGAAAGAAAATGATAAAAAAAGTGAACTCGTGGAAATCGATAATGTAGACCGAGAAATCATTAATTTATTCAACAACGACGGGAGAATGTCCTATAGGAAAATAGCAAAACGTCTCGATGTTTCCATTGGTACAGTACATAATCGTATGGAAAAACTCACTAAAAATGGAGTGATCCAGAAGTTCGCACCGGTTATCGACCACAGCAAACTTGGTTACAACCTCACCACCATCATTGGAGTACGGGTAAAGGGAGGAGTACTGGAAAACTGGGAAGATCGCACCGCCTACCATAAAAACGTTCTCTGCATGTATGATGTTACAGGAGAGTTTGATGCCATACTGGTTGCACGATTTAAAGACACCAGTGAACTGGACCAGTTCATAAAGGGTTTGCTCAAGGAACCAGATGTGCAAAGAACCTACACCCAAACAGTACTTAACATTGTAAAAGAAGACCTCAGTTCAAGTAGAATGTTATAA
- the mptA gene encoding GTP cyclohydrolase MptA, protein MQPPCLPDTQEKLPTIPVHLTRVGVKGVKKLLKIERDSKRPIVLLPTFDAFVDLPSTQRGIHMSRNPEAISHVLEEAVEGSAVEIESLCAEIVSLLLEKHKYAKRAEVSMKSDFMIMKKSPVTQHKTQEMVNIMADAIGYRTKEGVVIRKMIGAEVVGMTVCPCAQETVKESSKQKLLEFLDEETTAKVLETVSFASHNQRGRGSIMIEVPAQQIIRGEDIIRIIEDSMSSSVCELLKRPDEHAVVVHAHQNPMFVEDCVRNMVQKIVKEFSHLPDDTLITVQQVNEESIHRHNAFAEKVATMGELKAEITNGGGN, encoded by the coding sequence TTGCAACCACCATGTTTACCTGATACCCAGGAAAAGTTACCTACCATCCCCGTGCACCTCACCAGAGTAGGGGTGAAAGGGGTTAAAAAACTTTTAAAGATTGAAAGGGATAGTAAAAGGCCTATTGTTCTTTTACCCACCTTCGATGCCTTTGTGGATCTGCCCAGCACTCAGAGAGGCATCCACATGTCACGCAACCCAGAAGCCATAAGTCATGTCCTTGAAGAAGCTGTAGAGGGCAGTGCAGTCGAAATAGAGTCATTATGTGCTGAGATAGTGAGTTTGTTGCTTGAAAAGCACAAATACGCCAAGCGGGCTGAGGTCAGTATGAAGAGTGACTTCATGATCATGAAGAAGTCGCCGGTGACCCAACACAAAACCCAGGAAATGGTGAATATAATGGCTGATGCCATTGGCTACCGTACCAAGGAAGGAGTGGTTATCAGGAAAATGATCGGAGCAGAAGTGGTGGGGATGACTGTATGTCCCTGTGCCCAGGAAACAGTGAAAGAAAGTTCCAAACAGAAGCTCCTGGAATTTTTAGATGAGGAAACCACAGCGAAAGTTCTGGAAACAGTTTCATTCGCATCCCACAATCAGAGGGGTCGGGGAAGTATCATGATCGAGGTACCCGCCCAGCAGATAATCAGGGGCGAAGACATTATCAGGATAATCGAGGACTCAATGAGTTCATCAGTGTGTGAACTATTGAAAAGACCCGATGAACACGCTGTAGTGGTTCACGCCCACCAGAACCCCATGTTCGTGGAAGACTGCGTGCGGAATATGGTGCAGAAGATAGTGAAAGAATTCTCCCACCTCCCCGATGACACCCTCATCACGGTTCAACAGGTTAACGAAGAGAGTATCCACCGTCACAATGCATTCGCAGAAAAAGTAGCCACTATGGGTGAACTCAAGGCAGAAATAACAAATGGTGGAGGAAACTAA